One Glycine max cultivar Williams 82 chromosome 8, Glycine_max_v4.0, whole genome shotgun sequence genomic window, CCATGGTAATTGATAATACTTATTTTACTAACTTTGTTTGTAGGGCTTACCCGTTGCTTTAAAGAGTCCTGTCTAGTTGCTGAGCCTGATTAAAATTtggtattaattaaataatatggaAAGCTAAAATTTGCTCTCCGTTGTTTTTGATGCCAATGCCAATGAAACTTATTCAATATTTAGTTACTCCAATACTGTTTTTTAGAATGGAACATTCTTCTAGTGAAGTGCAACTGTTGGCTCCTTCAGACTTTAACTTATATATAGATGATTTTGGTGGAGGTCTTTGCATGCATGAGTGTGTGGTCAATCTTTTGTTGGATAAAAACATTGTAGCAAATCTTGGGTAGAATGCTTTGTGACTATTTGAATGATCCGTGACTTGTATGCATATTGTTCCGTACCACAAATTTGTGTTGATACTGGCATGCATGGTACTTTTTGATCCTATTGCAAGATATCATGGACTTAGCGAGGACGTGTTCTCAATATAATCCGGTAAAGTGAGACTGCTGGCAAATATGTTACCTATGGATTTGTTGTATAAGAAGTTCCCTGAAGTAACCGACTTTATAATGCTCTAGCTATATTTACCCACTGATATTTGACAAGCATGGGCTTGGGTACACAGCTTTTTGGTATATAATCATACTATTGAACGAATCTCaacatttttaataatcaaGTTATTAGTACTGCCCAACTCTGTATTTAAAGGAATCACGACCATTTTTTGGGTATATAATCGGgaccattttattttatacttataaaGCAAGCATTCCGatacaactttttttaataatctacAATAAATTCGTAACTTTGCTtacacctctctctctctctctctctctctctatatatatatatatatataaagttgtcAAAGTGCATACAACTTCTttgagtatttattttttttagtcgtCAAAGTGTAtacgatttatttatttttagcttttttatAGTAAAAGTCGTATAGCACgacttttttctttcaattttttgttttaattatctataacatataataaaattgatatattaagTCGAAATCATATGAAAGTGAATTGATGTTTAAAAAACAAGAGCATGAATGAAAAGTGGAAGAAGGAACAAGACAAGACGCGTAAACTTGTCCGAAGAAGGGCATAACCGTCCTTGGGAAGGCACTAGTATGTTCCGTTCTGAATTGATCCTCTCCCTCGAGCAATACACACTGCACTCTAAAATTCAACGTCAACCCCATAATATACttctgtttgtttttgtttcaacttcagTTATGCGTTTCTCTCTATAGCCAGCTATCATCAATTCATCATGTCATCGCCAAACTCCGCCCGTCAGCCCCACGCGCCGCTCCTTCTCCCGCGCCCCGATGCCGCCGCCCGCCTCCCCGTCCTGGCGCTCCTCCTCGGCCGCCGCGGCCACTCCGTCATGGTCCGGGAGACGGCGGCGCGTGAGCTGGAGGAGCGGCGCGCCGACTGGACCTACTCGAAGCCGGTGGTGGCGCTGGACATGACGTGGAACATGGCCTTCGTCGTGGTCTCGGCGGTCATGCTCGCCTGCACCGTCAAGGAGAACCCCAACACGCCGATCCGCTGGTGGATCTGCGGCTACGCGCTGCAGTGCCTCCTCCACGTGGCCCTCGTGTGGCTCGAGTACCGTAGGAGGAACGACGCGCCCGGGGACGAGGATTCTGCTGCCAACCTAGATTACGACGACGTCAACGACAGCGACGAGGACGATGTTGGAACCTCTGGGAGTTCCTCTTCCACCGGGTTTGTTCAATTTCATCTCAATTCAattgctgaattttatttaattataaactcGCCATTTCGATTAGTGGTTTGTGTATGGTAGCATAGGTTTTCTTGGTGTTAGTTTGATTTAGGGTTATATGAATAGTTTTACGACATTTCAATTCACACTAGTATTTATACCGACGTATACTCAATTATGCCAACGGAGGTGAGTTTAAATCTTGTTGTCAATGTGAGGACTTGGTTGGTAGAAAATCTGCAAGTATTTTTGTTGAGATGCGAGGCCTTTCCTGGCTTTGGTGAGCTCCTGCGATCCAACATACCTAAACTTCCTAAAAACCTAACGTACCACAGTGCCAAAAGGCCAACGGTTCCACGTGCATATGCAGAGATATTGTTTTGTGATTCGAGCTCATGACCAACCATCACTAAGGCATAACTTTACCGTTGCATTAGGGCTTGCTCTCTAgcatataaaataatcatttactcAATTGTGCCTATTAATGTCTGCATCTTACATGTACTTCAACAAAGGATCTAGAATCTGAGTTATGTGTATATTGTATAGCCGTACAGGAACTGGTTCCTTATgttgtaaaatctttttttctgATCCATGTTTCTTCTTGTGTATTCCCTTAATGAAACCATCAATATCGATGCATAAATCCTGattaaaactttaattatgCAAGTTTAGGGCTTTCATATGCATACTACTAAAGGGGAAAACTAAGACATGTTTCTAATTTGCATACCTAATGAAGCCCTCTACTGGTCTACCCGGGAATGTGAACCAGTTTCTTGCTAGATTTAGTTGATTCAGAGGTGACTGAGATGGTACTAGAATGTTGCAGTTATAGATAATGTTTGGGTGAAAGTGTTATGGTATTATTAGCTTTTCTGGTGCATGTGCATGATTAGTAAAAGTGGTATTTAGCTTGTTTTGTTGAAAGGATTACGAGTGTGGTTAAGATTTTAGTCAATGGAAAATTTTGGTACAGAAACTTTACTTCATTTTGTGTAATATTATGAGGACTAACTGTTGGATTATCCATTCACTGcgggaaaagaaaattaaatgtctGTTACTTACTGTATGAGTGCCCTTGCTGctaaaacatttgaatatacTATGGAGTTGCATGTTAtttggtttattattatatacttcTTATAAACTGTGCTTGACTGGGTATACTGATTTTGATTACCTACAACCCAGATTCACAAAACGATGTGCATCATTGAATACCATGATTTCATTACTTTGGTGGATGGTGGGCTTTTACTGGGTTGTCTCTGGTGGTGATATTCTTCTGCAAGATGCTCCACGTTTATACTGGTAAGCCTTTATTTAAACTGAATTTCAAGAATACtgtttgtatattattttgttaaccCTTTAACTCTTTAAGTCCATTGGTATGCATGTGCGCGCTCTTGCATGAATAACTTATGTACATGTATAAGAACATTTTACCTGCATACAGAGGTATATCTGGATTTTCCATTCAAAAGATCACAAAAGATATGTTCTTATTTATGTTTtggataaaagattaaaagaatgATATGTCATTTTCAGTTAGTATAGACCAACACAAGGTGCCTTCAAGTATACTATCTGATCTGTTatgtttctcttttattttaaagttatttatgaAAACCACTCATCTCCgtgcttattttattaatgccATTTCTTATGAAGTTATGGCCTTTTTTTTCTGATTGCAATGGCATAATCCATCCTAATATATgagaaataaattgaataacTCTTGTTTTGTGAAATTAGACCTCAGAGcttaaaatgttaaatatgGACCAAAGCAAATGCTAAATAGTCTTTCttgatattaaaattttctttatgaaggatttttttttttaaattaattttgttttttatattgctttttatttttttgacagaaaatTGGTTGATTGCATGATGAATTATGCAATGTTGCTGATATTAAATCTCGTCTTCTTTGGTTTTGTACAGGTTGACTGTTGTCTTTCTAGCATTTGATGTCTTCTTTGCTATCTTTTGTGTTGTTTTGGCATGCTTGATTGGAATTGCCCTCTGTTGTTGTTTGCCCTGTATTATTGCTATTCTCTATGCTGTTGCAGGACaggtttgtctctcttttttttttaaaaaaaacatatataaatcatgacaaaaagttttaaatatttgttgtctTTCTATTTGTTCTCATTGCCTCATTTCATGAGACTATAGGAGGGTGCATCAGAATCGGATCTCAGTATACTTCCAAAATACAGATTTCAAATGTTAAGCAATGAGGAAACACCTGGTGAGGGAGGGGGAGGATCAATGATTCCTATGGAGACCAGCAATGGTTACTCGGTGAATGAACGAACACTTTCACCTGAGGATGCAGTATGTTTTACAGAACACATAATTTAACTTTCAGCCTTGTGTTAATCACTTCTACTAGAGGTTCCttgattttctattttagtCGCTGCTTATAAGGATTCATGCAGTAGCTCCATAAATTCTTTGTGTGAATTTATGGTtgtctgaaaagaaaaaaatctaatttctgCATTGggatgataaaatttaaaagatttacgaaagtaataaatcatatttctctttccttttcagGAATGCTGTATATGCATCTCTTCCTATGAGGATGGAGCTGAACTTCACGTTCTCCCTTGTAACCATCATTTCCACTCTACGTGCATAGTGAAATGGTTAAAGATGAATGCAACTTGTCCTCTTTGCAAGTACAATATTCTCAAGGGAAATGAACAGGTGTGACAAAATACTAAAGGCGATCAAAGATATATAATATCAAGCTGAGCTTAATTATATAACAGCTCAGGGTTTTCAACTGCTAATGTGTATATGTAGATAATATCAAGACATGAAAAAATAGAACCTCTCCCAATTTGCTCGGTTTAGCTGTCATTGCTTTGTTGCTTAATGCTTCAGTAGAGAAAAAGGTAGAGGTAAGAAGGAAAGGTGCGTATAAAGatctttttaaataagttaacgATTTCATTTGACCCTTATTtgtcctttatttttatttttttttagagaaatttgTCCTTTATTAgtcatttcaaaattttcctatTTCGTGTATCAAATTTGTTCATATGGGAGAAAACAATGGAAAGTGTGGCACTTTAACTTTCACCTTATTTCATGAGTGTGTTTTATTGattctttgtttgtttgttttggtaGAAACAAAGATAATTGCTTTATTTTTGCTTGGTCCACATGAGAACCGTTATCGTCCCTTTGTTCAAGCTTCTATACTGTTGCTTCTTGAACCTTatctttaaaaaactttttcagTATTCAGTTTGGGCACAAACGAGTTGTCTTAGTGATTTTGGTCTTCTGTCCTTTGAAGGAGTGAGATTTTTAGCATGTTTGTTTTGACGTTGAATCAGCTCAAATGTCCGTTCAATTCACAGCAACAAGAGGCATACTTCTCCCTTAGGGtgcattgaaatttgaaagttgTGGTAACTCCAAGTTGTCGTTTGAGCCACACTTCGTGGTCCTAGTTTGCtagaaaatatttctatttttgtttcattttctgttttttaaaatttgtataagaAATAATGAAAGCATCACCTTATGTATTCTCCCCCAGCCCTCAAGTGTTTAGTcactaaattaaatatgatacgACTTTTCTAAAGTTGACGAGATTacttataattgttttttgtaaattaaaaactaCAGTTGTGATTGATAACAATCAAATACAAGTGTaacaaattctaaaattaattataattttaactattatgtTTTAATTGGATTTGGATCCTCTGCTGTTTTTGAAATTGCATGGATCTTGactcttaaaatatttagtttatgctattaaaaaaattacaaataattgtATCTTACTAATGCATACCATTGGATCTAAACTGCTCCGGTTGCAATTGATACTTGAACTCTAGAGGATCCATAtcctttttaatcaataataactgcgtaattgtatttattctttttttttttggacagaattctatttattttcagAAGTATGTTTATCTTCAAAtgaatcaaaactcaatcattaataataagtataatGTAGCAAGACTACAACAAATTTAGAATATGTTGATTTTAgtatctaaaaaattaatatgtttttagtccatATATTCATTAAAAGTCATATGGTTTTAGTTATTCATtgaggactaaaaatatatattttttaatctatatattatataaaataggaTTGATGACTGCTGTGTGCTTGCACATGTGGTAAACAATGGTAAAATTAAATCCCgcgtaattaatattaatttactttttcactgaaaaaaaacaaaacaaaaatcaattaaaacatgaaaaaaggaaaaaattaatttatttgaaatatttgtttcaacgtatcatgttatatttttaagaattacaTTCCAAGAAATATTATGATTAATCTATAATAATATATCTTCtcagttaatattttttaaaattaatataaatataattttagtataaatataaaagttcaaaattatttatttttaatataaatatgttttaaaagtatttgttttttataacaatgtgTTTCAAAGTTGtttgcttttaatttaatttattttttaaaaatttttaatGGACACATATGAATATACCTAAAAACATACTCACATTCATGCacacacatacatgcatatagagacatataaatttaaattaaaaatacattacaaatatattaaaaattataataatataagaatttGTAAATTGTAAACTTAAGATTCGTGCAGGGAACATGTTATTACAATACTAAATATATAAactatagaaaaatttaaaccTCAGTCACACAAAAAGCaaatgacaaaggaaaaaaaaacaaaaaatggggCCGCCGTGTCAATTTGATAAATTAAGGGTGGAATTAGTATTTAGACAGAACGCAACAAGTTAGATTGATAATAGTCTCTTATGAAATAGTTGGGCCAAAAGTAGTTGGATCAGCCTTATATGGGCTTTTAGTAAACCCGAAAACCACACATAGCAAACCCAAAACCCTACTACCCCTGCACTGCAAATAATAACACCAACACAAACATCAGAAACCCTAATCCTACTCTGAGTCAGAGCAGCGCAACCTCCTATTCCATTTCTCTCTAGCGCAGTAGCTCATTCAATCACAACAACTTTATGGCTGAACGTGAAGGCGGAGACCGTGGCAGTTTCCGGATGCGGCTTTGGCGGTCGTGGACGCGGCGGCGACAGGGGACGAGGGTGGCGCAGGACAGCAGGGCGCCGTGGCGAGGAGGAGGAGTGGGTACCAGTGACAAAGCTAGGACGCCTGGTGAAGGAGGGTAAAATCCGTAGCCTGGAGCAAATCTACCTACACTCGCTCCCAATCAAGGAATACCAAATCATCGACACCTTCGTGGGGCCCACCCTGAAGGACGAGGTGATGAAGATCATGCCCGTCCAGAAACTCTCTGTTATTCCTGTCAGGAGAGGGTATTGGGGTAACAAGATCGGAAAGCCCCACAACGTTCCTTTCAAGGTTACCGGCAAGTGTGGTTCTGTTACCGTTCGCATGGTCCCCGCTCCTCGTGGGTCCGGAATTGTTGCTATTAGGGTTCCAAAGAAGGTCTTGCAGTTCGCTGGAATCGATGGTGTCTTCACTTCCTCAAGGGGTTCCACCAAAACCCTCGGAAATTTCGTCAAGgttcaattctttttttcttctcataatgtctatttttctttaattgattATCAGATATTGCTTTATTAACTTGATTTATGGTAAGGTTTTAAATCTCGGTCAATTTCTTGGTTAAATGTCAAAACGAATTTGCTTATATTATCCTTCCTTTGCTGTTTCAAGAATTAAGCTTTTCTACTGTTTCAAGTTTGTTTGTACGTTTGAAAGTTCCTTCCATCTTACAAACCAGCTAAATTTGGATTCACTATTGAACTTTTGGAATATGGACCACacttgtttagtttttttactaatGCTGCTCTTTATCTTTATCTCCTTGTAAGTTGATAGCATTTTTTTACGTGAACTTAATGCTATTTTTTggatgttatatttttatttgattgtatttgcattttgaattgtgcacaatttt contains:
- the LOC100805848 gene encoding E3 ubiquitin protein ligase RIE1, yielding MSSPNSARQPHAPLLLPRPDAAARLPVLALLLGRRGHSVMVRETAARELEERRADWTYSKPVVALDMTWNMAFVVVSAVMLACTVKENPNTPIRWWICGYALQCLLHVALVWLEYRRRNDAPGDEDSAANLDYDDVNDSDEDDVGTSGSSSSTGFTKRCASLNTMISLLWWMVGFYWVVSGGDILLQDAPRLYWLTVVFLAFDVFFAIFCVVLACLIGIALCCCLPCIIAILYAVAGQEGASESDLSILPKYRFQMLSNEETPGEGGGGSMIPMETSNGYSVNERTLSPEDAECCICISSYEDGAELHVLPCNHHFHSTCIVKWLKMNATCPLCKYNILKGNEQIISRHEKIEPLPICSV
- the LOC100784649 gene encoding 40S ribosomal protein S2-like produces the protein MKIMPVQKLSVIPVRRGYWGNKIGKPHNVPFKVTGKCGSVTVRMVPAPRGSGIVAIRVPKKVLQFAGIDGVFTSSRGSTKTLGNFVKATFDCLLKSYGFLTLEFWKETRFSKSPFQEYTDLLAKPTGKALILEEERVEA